One Cryobacterium psychrophilum DNA segment encodes these proteins:
- a CDS encoding PTS sugar transporter subunit IIB produces the protein MKIVAVCGMGIGTSVLLKMNAEKVLAKLGIDADVEAADMGVARGAAQTAEIVLTSQELAEELGDVPAEVIVIKNFFDLDEITEKLTAAVE, from the coding sequence ATGAAGATCGTCGCCGTCTGCGGAATGGGCATCGGAACGTCCGTGCTCCTGAAAATGAACGCCGAGAAGGTTCTCGCCAAGCTCGGTATTGATGCGGATGTTGAAGCCGCCGACATGGGCGTTGCCCGCGGCGCCGCGCAGACGGCCGAAATCGTGCTCACTTCTCAGGAGCTCGCCGAAGAACTCGGCGATGTTCCCGCCGAGGTCATCGTCATCAAGAACTTCTTCGATCTCGATGAGATCACCGAGAAGCTCACCGCTGCAGTCGAGTAA